The following proteins are co-located in the Halococcus salsus genome:
- a CDS encoding FAD-binding oxidoreductase: MSKRRAQELADEAGIENQHAVVTRAEPMDRDRIDEIETVLDDDRETLVERLDIDSPPGPITEDAEGWEEAIDALRESGAKSVATAMRSRVDTLRERAERSYPSLLQLGFRPERPFEFVPGQFARISYEEEEPRVYSIASSPNADDMELCIRRVPGGHLTPDLCDRTKEGDDLFLRGPYGDEFMLQDPTDRDLVFVATGTGAAPFKSMIDYTFEEDLDEYDGTERDVWLFVGSSWKDDLPYREEFLKLADEHDNFHPVMTCSREKHLSNWEGETEYVQHTLLKYVDPEKAETDSLPPETEEFVGSDPANEIDARIDPGNSEVYVCGIGAMCESVRNVVEPLGISDLYYEEESYG; this comes from the coding sequence ATGTCCAAACGCCGTGCCCAAGAGCTGGCCGACGAGGCCGGGATCGAGAACCAGCACGCGGTGGTGACCCGCGCGGAACCGATGGACCGCGACCGCATCGACGAGATCGAGACGGTGCTCGACGACGACCGCGAGACCCTCGTCGAGCGGCTCGACATCGATTCGCCGCCCGGACCGATAACCGAGGACGCCGAGGGATGGGAGGAGGCGATCGACGCGCTCCGCGAGTCGGGCGCGAAGTCGGTGGCGACGGCGATGCGCTCGCGCGTCGACACCCTCCGCGAACGCGCCGAGCGCTCGTATCCCTCGTTGCTTCAACTGGGATTCCGGCCCGAGCGACCCTTCGAGTTCGTGCCGGGCCAGTTCGCCCGGATCAGCTACGAAGAGGAGGAGCCGCGGGTCTACTCGATCGCGAGTTCGCCGAACGCCGACGACATGGAGCTCTGCATCCGGCGGGTGCCCGGCGGCCACCTCACCCCCGACCTCTGTGACCGCACCAAGGAGGGAGACGACCTCTTCCTGCGTGGCCCCTACGGCGACGAGTTCATGCTCCAGGACCCGACCGATCGAGATCTGGTGTTCGTCGCCACCGGGACCGGCGCGGCCCCGTTCAAGAGCATGATCGATTACACCTTCGAGGAGGACCTCGACGAGTACGACGGGACCGAACGCGACGTCTGGCTGTTCGTGGGATCGTCGTGGAAGGACGACCTGCCCTACCGCGAGGAGTTCCTGAAACTCGCCGACGAGCACGACAACTTCCACCCCGTGATGACCTGCAGCCGGGAGAAGCACCTCTCGAACTGGGAGGGCGAGACCGAGTACGTCCAGCACACCCTCCTGAAGTACGTCGACCCCGAGAAGGCCGAGACGGACTCGCTCCCGCCCGAGACCGAGGAGTTCGTCGGCAGCGACCCGGCCAACGAGATCGACGCGCGGATCGACCCCGGCAACAGCGAGGTCTACGTCTGTGGCATCGGCGCGATGTGCGAGAGCGTCCGGAACGTCGTCGAACCGCTCGGGATCTCGGATCTCTACTACGAGGAGGAGAGCTACGGGTAA